ATCCACTCCAGCGCCTTCTCTGGTGAATCATCAAATAGAATTTTGTCTTCGCTAATTGGAATTATTGAATGCCTTTGCCCCAATAAAATAGAGAGACTACTAAATGGATAGTCTTCAGCCTTATTGCAAAGACTGGCCTCAATAGGATTACGATAAACATATTTATAAGCGTGAAAAAAATAGAGCGCATTGTCTATCAAAGAATTGTGATAAGGGCCTCCCCAAATTTTGTTAATCCTTCCAGAGATTCGACCAACTTGTCGGCTAGATTCACGCATAAAATACTCCATAGCGTCTGGAAGATTTCGATTCGGATCACGACAGATGAGATGAAAGTGATTTGGCATCAAAACAAACGAAAAAATTTCAATCGAATAACCCCGATTAATTATAAATAAATAATGACACAGAATGCTCCACATTATCTCTAACGGAAGGGGGAAATCTTCTCTGTTATTGCTCCTACCCGTAATGTGGTGAGGGGCGTAGCTGCTCAAAATGCG
This genomic interval from Oligoflexia bacterium contains the following:
- a CDS encoding transposase; its protein translation is MARKHRILSSYAPHHITGRSNNREDFPLPLEIMWSILCHYLFIINRGYSIEIFSFVLMPNHFHLICRDPNRNLPDAMEYFMRESSRQVGRISGRINKIWGGPYHNSLIDNALYFFHAYKYVYRNPIEASLCNKAEDYPFSSLSILLGQRHSIIPISEDKILFDDSPEKALEWINASYKNVERESIKKALRKSEFRLRKDPQNRKPLPLENWDSVPFSRDDYEK